A single window of Desulfovibrio sp. G11 DNA harbors:
- a CDS encoding glycosyltransferase, producing MSFTSGDATEAGAERGRPAAPPAVAYVLLWFPLSSETFIFREVVQLRQRGLPVYAYSMYGENLKGCSEEMRDYDGPVRRMGFRAAGRVLAAFWRALRQRPGKVWGLMREGLFRRMRNLEAVGENTWCFLAGFLLAEQCRRDGVQLIHAAWANGPATAAWVASRMSGIPFAFTGRAGDIYPEDGLLQEKSRDALFIRTNNRTNVQWLRSFCPPEGGDKVHAIYNSLTFRPRGRCAMPMQPPYRLLAVGRFARTKGFPELLTAMARLRRENVPVTLTLVGDGNWRRKLTKMRDALGLAGFVDMPGFIPHDKICDFMLDHDMLVMPSVVHTNGDRDGIPNVIMEALSHRMPVIATDVCGISEVIIDGETGLLVQQRDPRALAGAVRRMLADRQAALDMAEAGRALVENLFDPTRNITAVYDLYVAECARAARKRDNGHDAAGRSFAVTGMAEEGA from the coding sequence ATGTCTTTTACCAGTGGCGATGCCACAGAAGCGGGAGCGGAACGCGGCCGGCCGGCAGCACCTCCGGCTGTCGCCTATGTGCTTCTATGGTTCCCCTTATCCTCGGAGACCTTCATATTCCGTGAGGTTGTGCAGCTCAGGCAGCGGGGCCTTCCGGTCTATGCCTACAGTATGTACGGTGAAAACCTGAAGGGCTGCAGCGAAGAGATGCGCGATTATGACGGCCCTGTGCGGCGCATGGGTTTCAGGGCTGCGGGCAGGGTTCTGGCCGCTTTCTGGCGCGCCTTGCGACAGCGGCCGGGCAAGGTGTGGGGGCTTATGCGCGAGGGGCTTTTCCGGCGCATGCGCAACCTTGAGGCCGTGGGCGAGAATACCTGGTGTTTTCTGGCGGGTTTTCTGCTGGCCGAGCAGTGTCGCCGGGACGGCGTGCAGCTTATTCATGCGGCCTGGGCCAACGGGCCTGCCACTGCCGCCTGGGTGGCCTCCCGTATGTCCGGTATTCCTTTTGCCTTTACGGGGCGTGCGGGTGATATCTATCCCGAAGACGGCCTGTTGCAGGAAAAATCGCGCGATGCGCTCTTCATCCGCACCAATAACCGCACCAACGTGCAGTGGCTGCGCAGCTTTTGCCCGCCCGAAGGCGGGGACAAGGTGCACGCCATCTATAACAGCCTCACATTCCGCCCGCGCGGGCGGTGTGCCATGCCCATGCAGCCGCCGTACCGCCTGCTGGCCGTGGGGCGCTTTGCCCGTACCAAGGGCTTTCCCGAACTGCTCACGGCCATGGCCCGTCTGCGGCGTGAAAACGTGCCGGTGACCCTGACCCTTGTGGGGGACGGCAACTGGCGGCGCAAGCTGACAAAAATGCGTGATGCGCTTGGGCTTGCCGGTTTTGTGGACATGCCCGGCTTCATCCCCCACGATAAAATCTGCGACTTCATGCTGGATCACGACATGCTTGTCATGCCCAGCGTTGTGCATACCAACGGCGACCGCGACGGCATCCCCAATGTGATCATGGAGGCCCTTTCACACCGCATGCCGGTTATTGCCACCGATGTGTGCGGTATTTCCGAGGTGATCATTGATGGTGAGACCGGCCTGCTGGTGCAGCAGCGCGATCCGCGCGCTCTGGCCGGGGCCGTGCGCCGCATGCTTGCCGACAGGCAGGCTGCGCTGGATATGGCCGAAGCGGGCCGCGCCCTGGTGGAAAACCTTTTTGACCCCACCCGCAACATTACGGCCGTATACGACCTGTATGTAGCGGAATGCGCCCGCGCCGCCCGGAAACGGGACAATGGTCACGATGCAGCCGGCCGGAGCTTTGCCGTAACCGGCATGGCGGAAGAGGGCGCATGA
- a CDS encoding glycosyl transferase family 1: MSRPDLYLAVSLDVEEEGLFGGQYARRGCSTANTASLTRLAPLCERGVRPTLFCAHSVLADAASRSALAHARDRYGAEIGAHLHHWNTPPLTLDGPEADAALADNAASVPAAAVPGPLMAAKLASLMAAGRDFQGAALTSFRMGRWDLHRALWPLLAEAGILVDASVRPLYCGATPQAGPDHFSAPRDPYWVSMPEGRIFEVPLSVTPLLPCLPRLLGRAAPRLRPGFKNWGALSLLPVYHPLWAMQAITRLFVARGGRVLSLTWHSSEMMPGGAPHLPDAAAVDRLMGKILAWTDWLMARWNVRCLTMAQLRETLGPVAPDSSSLHRAADGSPNDWACFS, translated from the coding sequence ATGAGCCGTCCGGATCTTTATCTTGCCGTCAGCCTTGATGTGGAAGAGGAAGGGCTGTTCGGCGGGCAGTACGCCCGCCGGGGCTGTTCCACTGCCAATACGGCCAGTCTGACGCGCCTTGCCCCCTTGTGCGAACGGGGGGTGCGGCCCACACTGTTCTGTGCGCACAGTGTGCTGGCCGATGCGGCTTCCCGCAGCGCTCTGGCTCATGCCCGCGACAGGTACGGGGCGGAAATCGGCGCGCATCTGCACCACTGGAACACGCCGCCTCTGACCCTTGACGGACCCGAGGCCGACGCCGCCCTTGCCGACAATGCCGCCAGTGTACCCGCGGCCGCAGTTCCCGGCCCTCTCATGGCTGCCAAGCTTGCAAGCCTCATGGCCGCCGGACGGGATTTTCAGGGCGCAGCGCTGACATCGTTTCGTATGGGGCGCTGGGACCTGCACCGCGCCCTCTGGCCGTTGCTGGCCGAAGCCGGTATCCTGGTGGATGCCTCGGTGCGTCCGCTGTATTGCGGGGCCACACCGCAGGCCGGGCCGGACCATTTTAGCGCACCGCGCGATCCGTACTGGGTATCCATGCCGGAGGGCCGGATTTTTGAAGTTCCCCTCAGCGTAACCCCGCTTTTGCCGTGCCTGCCCCGCCTGCTGGGCCGCGCTGCGCCGCGCCTGCGTCCCGGATTCAAAAACTGGGGCGCCCTGAGTCTTTTGCCCGTCTATCATCCCTTGTGGGCCATGCAGGCCATAACCAGGCTGTTTGTGGCACGGGGCGGCCGGGTGTTGTCCCTTACGTGGCACTCTTCAGAAATGATGCCGGGCGGCGCGCCGCATCTGCCCGATGCCGCCGCTGTGGACAGGCTTATGGGCAAAATACTGGCCTGGACAGACTGGCTCATGGCCCGCTGGAACGTGCGTTGCCTGACGATGGCACAGCTGCGCGAAACCCTGGGGCCAGTTGCTCCGGACAGCAGCAGTCTGCACCGGGCCGCAGACGGCAGTCCAAATGACTGGGCCTGCTTTTCATAA
- a CDS encoding glycosyltransferase family 4 protein — MTKDTTSGKPTSPPFAPGLPHVACVLLWYPLFTQPFIFREVQGLRQRLPVSVYSLYGPNLRHCSTEMRSAARETITMGTRALPAILGELLRQMVAHPLRLGRLFRRTMFRRWRCIETLGENLWAFCAGVYLARRFKEAGIDMIYAPWPRGTATAAWVAGSLAGLPFATCARGDNLEPADPDLGDKLEAAFLVRANNAADKGRIENFDRGQAKGKVELVYNGLTLPPPPGRSGSAAEDASAATPVRDGVHGYACAMPHLEEARPSAVPEPMTRPVRLLALGRFDVTKGFDVLLRACGILRRQGLDFRLTLAGGGGKAMGLGCMQAELMRLYKELKLEGYVTMPGLISHNELPRLLGEHDIFAAPCVVHASGRRDGIPNTVIEALAYGLPVVSTTVNALPEVVRHGKTGLAVPPGDAEALAEAIALLAGDTALAAHLARNGRLLAAHMFDPEANNDRLARIFTNNYKCWKESCVE; from the coding sequence ATGACAAAAGACACGACAAGCGGAAAACCCACCTCGCCGCCATTTGCGCCCGGCCTGCCCCATGTGGCCTGTGTGCTGCTCTGGTACCCACTTTTCACCCAGCCTTTTATATTCCGTGAAGTGCAGGGCCTGCGTCAGCGCCTCCCCGTTTCGGTTTACAGCCTGTATGGTCCCAACCTGCGCCACTGTTCTACGGAAATGCGCAGTGCGGCGCGAGAAACCATCACTATGGGTACGCGTGCGCTACCGGCCATACTGGGTGAACTGCTACGCCAGATGGTCGCACATCCCTTGCGGCTGGGGCGGCTTTTCAGGCGCACCATGTTCCGCCGCTGGCGCTGCATTGAAACCCTGGGTGAAAATCTCTGGGCTTTTTGCGCCGGCGTCTATCTGGCTCGCCGTTTCAAGGAGGCAGGCATAGACATGATTTATGCCCCCTGGCCGCGCGGTACAGCCACTGCCGCCTGGGTGGCCGGGAGCCTTGCCGGACTGCCCTTTGCCACCTGCGCGCGGGGCGACAACCTTGAGCCTGCCGACCCGGACCTTGGTGACAAGCTGGAGGCTGCCTTTCTTGTGCGCGCCAACAATGCCGCCGATAAGGGGCGTATTGAGAATTTCGACAGGGGACAGGCCAAGGGCAAGGTGGAACTGGTCTATAACGGCCTGACCCTGCCGCCACCCCCCGGCAGGAGCGGATCGGCCGCTGAGGATGCGTCTGCGGCCACCCCCGTACGCGACGGTGTGCACGGTTATGCCTGCGCGATGCCGCATCTGGAAGAAGCCCGGCCTTCAGCCGTACCCGAACCCATGACGCGGCCTGTGCGTTTGCTGGCCCTGGGTCGTTTTGACGTTACCAAGGGTTTTGACGTACTGCTCCGTGCCTGCGGCATTCTGCGCCGGCAGGGGCTGGACTTCAGGCTGACGCTGGCGGGCGGCGGCGGCAAGGCCATGGGCCTTGGCTGCATGCAGGCAGAACTGATGCGTCTGTACAAGGAGCTGAAACTGGAAGGGTATGTGACCATGCCCGGTCTGATCTCGCATAACGAACTGCCCCGGCTTCTTGGTGAGCATGATATTTTTGCCGCTCCCTGCGTAGTGCACGCCTCGGGCCGCCGCGACGGCATCCCCAATACGGTTATCGAGGCGCTGGCCTACGGCTTGCCCGTGGTCAGCACCACGGTCAACGCCCTGCCCGAGGTGGTACGGCACGGCAAAACAGGTCTGGCCGTGCCTCCGGGAGATGCCGAAGCCCTGGCCGAAGCCATTGCCCTGCTTGCCGGAGACACGGCCCTGGCGGCGCACCTGGCCCGCAACGGCCGGTTGCTGGCAGCCCATATGTTTGATCCTGAAGCCAACAATGATCGTTTGGCCCGCATATTTACCAATAATTACAAATGCTGGAAAGAATCATGTGTGGAATAG
- the asnB gene encoding asparagine synthase (glutamine-hydrolyzing), which produces MCGIAGICRLDASPLDPQARHWVQAMTDRIAHRGPDGEGQWLNGPVCLGHRRLSIIDLGTGGQPMHSVDGRYTIVFNGEIYNFAELKEELSSAGACFQTSSDTEVILEGYRQWGVDCLARFNGMFAFALWDAVEQRLFCARDPFGKKPFFYTVQQGRLHFASELTALEQLRGQGAGLNLTLRPEAVMRYLAYEYVPTPQTVYGEVESLPPAHWLVLEGGSLRTGRYWDMPVPDENDRRSTDELCEELRVLLARAVRRRMVSDVPLGVFLSGGIDSSIVAGLMARQSSSPVKTFSIGFTEASYDESRYARIVAGTFGTDHHERVLSAEECADNLPGIISKMDVPMADASVAPTWLLSGVTREKVTVALGGDGADELWAGYEHYIGFKVAEWYNALPAVLRRKVVEPLARRLPSSAGYINPRLAVATFLRAAQAPAWQRVQTMLTAFTPDMQAEILSGSFRAQAPEFLAPERLFAPTREQYEHWPHNTAAPLARAFHVYVRQFMLDDILVKVDRCSMLHSLEVRAPFLDRDVAEFAARLPVDRKLHGFKRKWLLKRAFADLLPREILYRNKRGFQIPVAEWLRGRMRPLVEDLLSADSLRAQGIFDPAAVRALVDEHVSGRADLRKPLWTLLVFQLWWQAHNGSGTGI; this is translated from the coding sequence ATGTGTGGAATAGCCGGTATCTGCCGATTGGACGCTTCGCCCCTTGACCCCCAGGCCCGCCACTGGGTGCAGGCCATGACCGACCGCATCGCCCACCGGGGACCGGACGGCGAAGGGCAGTGGCTGAACGGCCCGGTCTGCCTTGGGCACAGGCGGCTCTCCATTATTGACCTCGGCACGGGCGGCCAGCCCATGCACAGTGTTGATGGGCGTTATACCATCGTCTTCAATGGTGAAATATACAATTTTGCGGAACTGAAAGAAGAGCTTTCCAGCGCCGGGGCGTGCTTTCAGACCAGTTCGGATACAGAGGTCATCCTTGAGGGCTACCGCCAGTGGGGCGTGGACTGCCTTGCCCGTTTTAACGGCATGTTTGCCTTTGCCCTGTGGGATGCTGTGGAGCAGCGCCTTTTTTGCGCGCGTGATCCTTTCGGCAAGAAGCCCTTTTTTTATACGGTGCAGCAGGGCAGGCTGCATTTCGCCTCGGAGCTGACGGCCCTTGAGCAACTGCGCGGCCAGGGCGCCGGGCTGAACCTGACCCTGCGGCCCGAAGCCGTCATGCGCTATCTGGCCTATGAATATGTGCCGACCCCGCAGACGGTGTATGGTGAGGTGGAAAGCCTGCCCCCGGCGCACTGGCTTGTGCTTGAAGGCGGAAGCCTGCGCACCGGCCGTTACTGGGACATGCCCGTGCCGGACGAAAACGACCGCCGCAGCACCGATGAACTTTGCGAAGAGCTGCGGGTTCTGCTGGCCCGGGCCGTGCGCCGCCGTATGGTCAGCGATGTGCCGCTGGGCGTTTTTCTTTCGGGCGGCATTGACTCGTCCATTGTGGCAGGGCTGATGGCCCGGCAGTCGTCCTCGCCGGTAAAGACCTTTTCCATAGGCTTTACCGAGGCCAGCTACGACGAGTCCCGCTATGCCCGTATTGTTGCCGGGACCTTCGGCACGGACCACCACGAGCGCGTACTTTCGGCAGAAGAATGCGCCGACAATCTGCCCGGCATCATCAGCAAAATGGACGTACCCATGGCGGACGCTTCGGTTGCGCCCACCTGGCTGCTTTCGGGCGTGACCCGCGAAAAGGTCACTGTGGCGCTGGGGGGCGATGGCGCGGACGAACTGTGGGCCGGGTATGAGCACTATATCGGCTTTAAGGTGGCGGAGTGGTATAACGCTTTGCCCGCCGTGCTGCGGCGCAAGGTTGTGGAGCCTCTGGCCCGCCGCCTGCCGTCGTCCGCCGGATATATCAATCCGCGCCTTGCGGTAGCCACGTTTTTGCGCGCCGCGCAGGCTCCGGCCTGGCAGCGGGTGCAGACCATGCTGACGGCCTTTACGCCCGACATGCAGGCGGAGATATTGTCCGGCTCCTTCAGGGCGCAGGCTCCGGAATTTCTTGCGCCGGAACGCCTGTTTGCGCCCACGCGTGAACAGTATGAGCACTGGCCCCATAACACGGCCGCGCCGCTGGCGAGAGCCTTTCATGTGTACGTGCGCCAGTTCATGCTGGATGACATTCTGGTCAAGGTAGACCGTTGCTCCATGCTGCACAGCCTTGAGGTGCGCGCACCGTTTCTGGACAGGGATGTGGCCGAATTCGCCGCCCGTCTGCCTGTGGACCGCAAACTGCACGGCTTCAAGCGCAAGTGGCTGCTCAAGCGGGCGTTTGCCGACCTGTTGCCCAGAGAGATACTGTATCGCAACAAGCGGGGTTTTCAGATTCCCGTTGCTGAATGGCTGCGCGGACGCATGCGGCCGCTTGTGGAAGACCTGCTCAGCGCAGACAGCCTCAGGGCGCAGGGTATTTTTGACCCTGCCGCCGTGCGCGCCCTTGTGGACGAACATGTTTCGGGCAGGGCGGACCTGCGCAAGCCGCTCTGGACCCTGCTGGTCTTCCAGCTCTGGTGGCAGGCGCACAACGGAAGCGGAACAGGTATATAG
- a CDS encoding zinc metalloprotease HtpX, which translates to MTSQIKTVLLLGLLSGIIIVLGGLLGGRTGIIIAFGMALIMNVGSYWYSDKIVLSMYRARELAPEEAPYLHRIVEELSHNAGIPKPRVCVVPEEAPNAFATGRNPENAVVAVTEGLMRLLPPEELRGVVAHEIGHIVNRDILIQTIAGVMASAIVTMANIFQFTAIFGGNRDSEGNGVNPIAALVMALLAPMAAGLVQMAISRSREYLADDTGAALCGQPLALAGALAKLGAASGRIPMREGNPSTEQMFIVSPMFAHGSMANLFSTHPPLEERIRRLQAMAASRR; encoded by the coding sequence ATGACCAGCCAGATCAAGACCGTTCTTCTTCTGGGTTTGCTTTCGGGGATCATCATTGTGCTTGGCGGCCTGCTGGGCGGGCGCACGGGCATCATCATCGCTTTTGGCATGGCCCTGATCATGAACGTGGGCAGTTACTGGTACTCGGACAAGATCGTGCTATCCATGTACCGTGCGCGTGAACTCGCGCCGGAGGAAGCCCCATACCTGCACAGGATCGTCGAAGAGCTGTCGCACAATGCGGGCATTCCCAAGCCCCGCGTCTGCGTGGTTCCCGAAGAGGCCCCCAATGCTTTCGCCACGGGGCGTAATCCTGAAAATGCCGTGGTTGCCGTTACAGAAGGGCTTATGCGCCTGTTGCCGCCCGAAGAGCTGCGCGGCGTGGTAGCGCATGAAATCGGGCATATCGTCAACCGCGACATACTTATCCAGACCATTGCCGGGGTGATGGCTTCCGCCATTGTGACCATGGCGAATATTTTTCAGTTTACGGCCATTTTCGGCGGCAACCGCGACAGCGAGGGTAACGGCGTCAACCCCATCGCGGCGCTGGTGATGGCCCTGCTGGCCCCTATGGCTGCAGGTCTGGTGCAGATGGCCATTTCGCGCTCGCGCGAATATCTGGCCGACGATACCGGGGCGGCGCTTTGCGGGCAGCCCCTGGCCCTGGCAGGCGCCCTTGCCAAACTGGGCGCGGCCAGCGGGCGCATACCCATGCGTGAAGGCAATCCCAGCACCGAGCAGATGTTCATTGTGTCCCCCATGTTTGCCCATGGCAGCATGGCCAATCTTTTCAGCACACATCCGCCCCTGGAAGAGCGTATCCGCAGGCTTCAGGCCATGGCTGCTTCCCGGCGCTGA
- a CDS encoding DVU_2496 family lipoprotein, translating to MQARLLLVTLLALPLLACVKAGPAPEPEQEFQAEPCPFVYVFAPGNYIVDIASGSQVVLDPGVQEFELFCSPGAARTAINEGMEKGALPEGDWRIYRLDGTLEDLAQKNPHQRYTLKRMAQVVDWVTENI from the coding sequence ATGCAAGCACGCCTTTTGCTGGTTACACTGTTGGCCCTGCCCCTGCTGGCCTGCGTCAAGGCTGGCCCGGCGCCCGAGCCGGAGCAGGAATTCCAGGCAGAGCCTTGCCCCTTTGTCTATGTTTTTGCTCCGGGCAATTACATTGTAGACATTGCAAGCGGCTCGCAGGTGGTGCTTGACCCCGGAGTACAGGAGTTTGAGCTTTTCTGTTCGCCCGGCGCGGCCCGTACCGCCATCAATGAGGGCATGGAAAAGGGTGCGCTGCCCGAAGGTGACTGGCGCATCTACCGGCTGGACGGCACGCTGGAAGATCTGGCCCAGAAAAATCCGCATCAGCGTTATACGCTCAAGCGCATGGCTCAGGTGGTGGACTGGGTAACGGAAAATATTTAG
- a CDS encoding TOBE domain-containing protein: METSARNVFKGKVVAVRSGAVNDEVELAVDGGLTIVASITQVSTRKLGLKPGVEAMALIKASFVLLMNDAENYLLSTRNQFPGTVSKVTPGAVNAEVQVDLPGGAGITSIVTMGSVEKLALAAGKKVTAIVKASQVILAVPK; the protein is encoded by the coding sequence ATGGAAACCAGCGCGAGAAATGTTTTCAAAGGTAAAGTGGTGGCGGTGCGTTCCGGTGCTGTCAATGACGAAGTGGAGCTGGCCGTTGACGGCGGGCTTACCATCGTGGCTTCCATTACCCAGGTGAGCACCCGCAAGCTTGGACTCAAGCCCGGTGTTGAAGCGATGGCCCTGATCAAGGCGAGCTTTGTGCTGCTGATGAATGACGCCGAAAACTATCTTCTTTCCACTCGCAACCAGTTTCCGGGTACTGTCAGCAAGGTCACGCCCGGTGCGGTCAACGCCGAAGTGCAGGTAGACCTGCCCGGCGGCGCGGGCATTACGTCCATTGTGACCATGGGCAGTGTGGAAAAGCTGGCCCTGGCCGCCGGGAAAAAAGTGACGGCCATTGTGAAGGCTTCGCAGGTTATTCTGGCCGTGCCCAAATAG
- a CDS encoding iron-containing alcohol dehydrogenase: protein MWDDCCDYNMVREVRVKGIAYLGVGAIDKIDPILGRLKSEGITAVLCVCGGHAYRASGAWDKAEAAALRHGIVLALYNRVTPSPTTDTVDDAAALGRAINAGAVLAIGGGSPLDCGKSAAILLANPGKSAEDLFCFRFTPQKALPLVAVNLTHGTGSEVNRFAVVTVSGRSHRSIVGHDCMYPRYAIDDPALMTGLSAEQSRYVSINAFCRVVEAATATAANPLAVTLARETVRLVHHWLPVALDEPENLKARYGLCLAALQAGVAFDNSHLHLAHALEQPLGRLRNLPHGMRLAILLPAVIGACYAAKPDVLAHVLGPVAPGLRGMPEEADQAARAVERWIFSLGITQKLLDLGVQEFDVEEFCNFVEQTPSLGLLLSVAPVSISRQLVARIYTESLRPMM, encoded by the coding sequence ATGTGGGATGACTGCTGCGATTACAATATGGTTCGCGAAGTACGGGTAAAAGGCATTGCTTACCTCGGTGTGGGAGCCATAGACAAGATAGACCCCATCCTGGGCAGGTTGAAAAGCGAAGGGATAACAGCAGTTCTTTGTGTTTGCGGCGGGCATGCCTACCGTGCTTCGGGCGCGTGGGATAAAGCCGAGGCCGCCGCCCTCAGGCACGGCATTGTGCTGGCCCTGTACAACAGGGTTACCCCCAGCCCCACCACAGATACTGTGGATGACGCCGCAGCCCTTGGGCGGGCCATCAATGCCGGAGCGGTGCTTGCCATAGGCGGGGGCAGCCCTCTGGACTGTGGCAAGAGTGCGGCCATACTGCTGGCCAATCCCGGTAAAAGCGCTGAAGATCTTTTTTGTTTTCGCTTCACGCCCCAGAAGGCCCTTCCTCTAGTTGCCGTCAATCTCACCCACGGCACGGGCAGTGAAGTAAACCGTTTTGCCGTGGTCACCGTATCGGGGCGCAGCCACAGGTCCATTGTGGGGCATGACTGCATGTACCCCCGGTACGCCATTGACGACCCCGCCCTTATGACCGGGCTTTCGGCAGAGCAGAGCCGCTATGTGTCCATAAATGCGTTCTGCAGGGTTGTGGAAGCTGCCACAGCCACGGCAGCCAACCCCCTGGCGGTTACGCTGGCCCGCGAAACCGTGCGCCTGGTTCATCACTGGTTACCGGTGGCGCTGGATGAGCCGGAAAATCTCAAGGCCCGTTACGGGCTGTGCCTGGCAGCCCTTCAGGCCGGAGTGGCGTTTGACAACAGCCATCTGCACCTGGCGCACGCGCTGGAGCAGCCTTTGGGCCGCTTGCGAAATCTGCCTCACGGCATGCGTCTGGCCATTCTGCTGCCTGCTGTGATTGGCGCATGTTACGCCGCCAAGCCCGATGTGCTGGCGCATGTGCTTGGGCCGGTGGCCCCGGGCCTGCGGGGCATGCCCGAAGAAGCTGACCAAGCGGCGCGGGCTGTGGAACGCTGGATATTCAGCTTGGGCATAACGCAAAAACTCCTGGACTTGGGAGTCCAGGAGTTCGATGTGGAAGAGTTTTGCAACTTCGTCGAGCAGACGCCTTCGCTGGGTCTTCTGCTCTCGGTAGCGCCGGTCAGTATTTCCCGCCAGCTTGTGGCAAGAATTTACACTGAATCGTTGCGCCCCATGATGTGA
- a CDS encoding substrate-binding domain-containing protein, which translates to MAPQSNIYTQTVPLGDALDKLLGALDTARAADGQNRLPQPVSCPTQAADGRVLSEFVIAAADVPPSPLAAAKGYALRAADTYTADSNNPALLQAGKNCFAVRPGEILPPGCDAVALPVHAAVDGKGGVSITAPMLPWLHVRRAGADMAAGETLFPRNHTLRPADMGALLAAGITEVQVWDRLQLHLAAVADPAPTPEKNGPAVTAAADGIIPALAALAQDIDCHVQTAPCLPADAGVVRDFLQSALKAGAHALLLCATGDDALTAVRDLMEREGRIVAPDIGLLPGAPAMTAVYEGRPVFCLPCSPAGSLTAFDALVAPALLLMSRRPGLCYAKTLAGDADAAGKLTAELAASLPAHPGLDVFAPLALARVAEKTIAMPLRMGEGHKSAVRTQALAHITASGKGIALGSTVRARPLRPADSLYNTLFCAGGDDVALDLLADGLLRLPHAVHLVCAGADAADAVQALKNRHCHMAVLHMADDDKGGFNFAFVQQHWPEGKIALINLVIRQVGLVVPAGNPRGLKSVADIKNMKLRCVNRQAGSSTRMQFDALLRHAGMTPQDVPGYENEVESQLAVAAAVLTGKADCGPGVAAAARAVGLDFIPLAGERWDLAVPEAFREDPRVVSVESLLQKPEFKKRLEALGGYNTRLTGQKLELGVRLGA; encoded by the coding sequence ATGGCTCCCCAAAGCAATATCTACACGCAAACCGTGCCGTTGGGCGACGCGCTCGACAAGCTGCTCGGCGCCCTGGACACGGCCCGCGCCGCTGACGGCCAGAACCGGCTGCCGCAGCCTGTATCCTGCCCGACACAAGCTGCCGACGGGCGCGTGTTGAGTGAATTTGTCATTGCGGCCGCCGACGTTCCTCCTTCGCCCCTGGCCGCCGCGAAGGGGTATGCTCTCAGGGCTGCGGACACCTATACCGCCGACAGCAACAATCCCGCTCTGCTGCAGGCGGGAAAAAACTGCTTTGCCGTCCGGCCCGGCGAGATTCTTCCCCCAGGCTGCGATGCCGTGGCCCTGCCGGTTCACGCTGCAGTGGACGGCAAGGGCGGCGTCAGTATTACGGCCCCCATGCTGCCGTGGCTGCATGTGCGCAGAGCCGGAGCGGACATGGCGGCAGGAGAAACCCTCTTCCCGCGCAATCACACCCTCCGCCCCGCGGATATGGGCGCGCTGCTGGCGGCGGGAATTACCGAAGTGCAGGTGTGGGACCGCCTGCAACTGCACCTCGCGGCTGTGGCTGACCCTGCCCCAACGCCCGAAAAAAACGGGCCTGCCGTAACTGCCGCTGCGGACGGCATCATCCCGGCCCTGGCAGCCCTGGCTCAGGATATCGACTGTCACGTGCAAACAGCACCCTGCCTGCCCGCCGATGCCGGTGTTGTGCGTGATTTTTTGCAGTCCGCCCTGAAGGCCGGGGCCCACGCCCTGCTGCTGTGCGCCACAGGTGATGACGCCCTGACGGCCGTACGCGACCTGATGGAACGTGAAGGAAGAATTGTGGCCCCCGACATCGGCCTGCTGCCCGGGGCACCGGCCATGACGGCCGTATATGAAGGCAGGCCTGTCTTTTGCCTGCCGTGCTCGCCCGCAGGCAGTCTCACGGCTTTTGACGCATTGGTGGCCCCGGCCCTGCTGCTCATGTCGCGTCGCCCGGGCCTGTGTTATGCCAAAACACTTGCCGGCGATGCCGATGCTGCCGGAAAGCTGACGGCGGAGCTGGCGGCCAGTCTGCCCGCGCACCCCGGCCTTGATGTTTTTGCCCCCCTGGCCCTGGCGCGGGTCGCGGAAAAGACGATAGCCATGCCCCTGCGAATGGGCGAGGGGCATAAAAGCGCGGTCCGGACTCAGGCGCTTGCCCACATCACGGCCAGCGGCAAGGGTATAGCCCTTGGCAGCACGGTGCGCGCCCGGCCCCTGCGCCCGGCCGACAGCCTGTACAACACGCTGTTCTGCGCCGGGGGCGATGATGTGGCGCTGGACCTGCTCGCCGACGGGTTATTGCGCCTGCCGCACGCCGTGCATCTTGTCTGCGCGGGCGCGGATGCCGCCGATGCCGTACAGGCCCTGAAAAACCGGCACTGCCATATGGCCGTGCTGCATATGGCTGACGACGACAAGGGCGGCTTCAACTTCGCCTTTGTGCAACAGCACTGGCCCGAGGGCAAGATTGCCCTGATCAATCTGGTTATCCGTCAGGTCGGGCTGGTGGTTCCTGCGGGCAATCCACGCGGACTCAAAAGCGTGGCCGACATTAAAAACATGAAGCTGCGCTGCGTTAACCGTCAGGCAGGTTCAAGCACCCGCATGCAGTTTGACGCCCTTTTGCGCCATGCCGGCATGACCCCGCAGGATGTTCCGGGCTATGAAAATGAGGTGGAAAGCCAGCTTGCCGTAGCCGCCGCCGTACTTACGGGAAAGGCCGACTGTGGTCCCGGCGTGGCGGCCGCAGCCAGAGCCGTGGGACTGGATTTTATACCCCTGGCGGGCGAGCGCTGGGACCTTGCCGTTCCCGAAGCATTCAGGGAGGATCCCCGAGTGGTCAGTGTAGAAAGCCTGCTGCAGAAACCGGAATTCAAAAAACGCCTTGAGGCCCTTGGCGGCTACAACACCCGTCTGACCGGGCAAAAACTTGAGCTTGGCGTCCGCCTTGGGGCGTGA